ATCTCGGGCACCGTCAAGAAAGTAACCCGTGACAACGTCATCGTTGACCTGGGTAACAACGCCGAGGCCCTGCTGGCCCGCGAAGACATCATTCCACGTGAGACCTTCCGTGTTGGTGTGCGCCTGCGTGCACTGCTCAAGGAAATCCGCACTGAGAACCGCGGCCCTCAGCTGATTCTGTCGCGTACCGCGCCGCAGATGCTGATCGAGCTGTTCCGTATCGAAGTGCCGGAGATCGCCGAAGGCCTCATCGAAGTCATGGCCGCCTCCCGTGATCCGGGTTCGCGTGCCAAGATCGCTGTCCGCTCCAAGGACAAGCGCATCGACCCGCAAGGTGCCTGCATCGGCATGCGCGGTTCGCGCGTCCAGGCCGTATCCGGCGAGCTGGGTGGTGAGCGTGTGGATATCGTCCTCTGGGACGAGAACCCGGCGCAATTCGTTATCAATGCCATGTCGCCGGCTGAAGTGGCGGCGATCATTGTTGACGAAGATGCCCATGCCATGGACATCGCCGTTGGCGAAGACAACCTGGCCCAGGCCATTGGCCGTGGTGGTCAGAACGTTCGCCTTGCCAGTCAGCTGACTGGCTGGACCCTGAACGTAATGACCGAGAAGGATATCCAGGCCAAGCAACAGGCTGAAACCGGCGACATCCTGCGTAACTTCATCGATGAACTGGAAGTCGACGAGGAGCTGGCACAAGTGCTGGTCGACGAAGGCTTCACCAGCCTCGAAGAAATTGCCTACGTACCGTTGGAAGAAATGCTCAACATCGATGGCTTTGACGAGGATATCGTCAATGAGCTTCGCGCTCGGGCCAAGGACCGTTTGTTGACCAAGGCCATCGCTACCGAAGAAAAACTGGCAGATGCCCACCCGGCCGAAGACCTGCTCTCCCTTGAGGGCATGGACAAGGACCTGGCAGCGGAACTGGCGGTGCGCGGCGTGGTTAACCGCGAAGACCTGGCCGAGCAGTCGATTGACGACCTGCTCGACATCGACGGCATCGACGAAGAGCGTGCCGGCAAGTTGATCATGGCCGCCCGAGCCCACTGGTTCGAGTAATTAGGCGCGGCCTGAGGAGAGAAGTGCATGACGCAAGTCACGGTGAAAGAACTGGCCCAAGAGGTCGAGGCACCGGTAGAGCGCCTGCTGCAGCAGATGCGTGAGGCAGGTCTGCCGCACACCGACGCCGGTCAGGTAGTGACCGACAATGAGAAGCAGACCCTGCTGACTCATTTGAAGAGCAGCCACAAGAGCAAGGCGGAAGAGCCGCGCAAGATTACCTTGCAGCGCAAGACCACCAGCACCCTGCGTGTCGCCGGTAGCAAGAGCATCAGCGTAGAAGTACGCAAGAAGAAAGTATTCGTGCAGCGCAGCCCGGAAGAGATCCAGGCTGAGCAGAAGCGTGAGCTGGAAGAGCGCCGTGCGGCTGAAAATGCTGCTCGCGACAAGGTCGAGGCCGAGGTTCGCCAGCGCAATGAAGAGCAGGCACGCCGTCAGGCAGCCGAAGCGCCTGCCGCAGCACCTGCGCCAGTGGCCAAGGCAGCACCGGCTCCGGCCGCTGCCCCGGCACCCGCTCCGGTAGTTGCCGACGCCCCGGCGTCCGAAGACGCCGCTGCCCGTGCTGCCGAGCGCAAGAAAGACGAGACCCGCCGCAACGAAAGCCGCACCCGTGATGACGATCGTCGTCGTGGCGAGGCTCCGCGTGTGTCGATCAAGGTCAAGGTCAAAGAGAAAGAAAAGGCACCAACTCCGCGCGCTGCTCCACGCACTACCGACGAAGAGAGCGATGGCGCTCGTCGTGGCCGTGGTGGCAAGAGCAAGCTGAAGAAGCGTAACCAGCATGGCTTCCAGAACCCGACCGGTCCTGTCATTCGTGACGTGACCATCGGTGAGACCATCACGGTTTCGGAGCTTGCACAGCAGATGTCGGTCAAGGCCGCTGAAGTCGTCAAGTTCATGTTCAAGATGGGCACTCCGGTCACCATCAACCAGGTGCTTGACCAGGAAACCGCTCAGCTGATCGCCGAAGAACTGGGCCACAAAGTGACCCTGGTCAGCGATACCGCCCTGGAAGACTCCCTGGCAGAATCGCTGAAGTTCGAAGGCCAGACCGAGTCGCGTGCGCCGGTTGTTACCGTGATGGGTCACGTTGACCACGGTAAGACCTCGCTGCTCGACTACATCCGTCGTGCCAAGGTTGCGGCTGGCGAAG
The genomic region above belongs to Pseudomonas sp. PSKL.D1 and contains:
- the nusA gene encoding transcription termination factor NusA produces the protein MSKEVLLVVESVSNEKGVPPGVIFEALEVALATATKKRFEDEVDLRVEINRHTGSYETFRRWTVVDENDLDDPAIETWLDKIKDSHPEAKIGDVIEEKIESIEFGRIAAQTAKQVIVQKVREAERAQVVDAYRERVNEIISGTVKKVTRDNVIVDLGNNAEALLAREDIIPRETFRVGVRLRALLKEIRTENRGPQLILSRTAPQMLIELFRIEVPEIAEGLIEVMAASRDPGSRAKIAVRSKDKRIDPQGACIGMRGSRVQAVSGELGGERVDIVLWDENPAQFVINAMSPAEVAAIIVDEDAHAMDIAVGEDNLAQAIGRGGQNVRLASQLTGWTLNVMTEKDIQAKQQAETGDILRNFIDELEVDEELAQVLVDEGFTSLEEIAYVPLEEMLNIDGFDEDIVNELRARAKDRLLTKAIATEEKLADAHPAEDLLSLEGMDKDLAAELAVRGVVNREDLAEQSIDDLLDIDGIDEERAGKLIMAARAHWFE